From the Kitasatospora atroaurantiaca genome, the window CAGCCGCCGGCCGAGGAAGCGCGGCAGCCGTACGGCCTGCCGGGCGGTCAGCCGCTGCCAGGCCGCCTGCACGCCGCCGGACAGCAGCATCGCCGCGAGCACGGTGAGCGTGATCAGGGCGTAGAGGATCAGCCAGGTGGTGCGCGGGTAGAGCATCACGGCCTGGTCCCGCTGCATGTGTCCGGCGAACCAGAACCGCAGCACCCAGGCGCCGGCCAGGCAGCTCAGCGCGGCGACCACCGCGGGGCGGCGCAGGCCGAGCGCCAGTGCCAGCGCCAGGCCGGCCAGCACCAGCAGGGTGAAGGTGCCCTGGCCGGCCAGCTCGCCGGGCGGCGGCCAGGCCCAGGAGGCGGGCCAGCCGGAGCGGTCGTAGCGCCAGCCCATCACGTACGCCGGGTCGATGTAGACGTCGAAGTAGGCGTACCGGTCGACCGCGGCGGCACCGTGCTGGGCCATCCGGAGCAGCAGCGGGGCGCCGACCAGGCCGGCGGCGAGGGCGGTACCGCCGAGCAGCACGCCCGCGCGGGCCAGCGCCGACCGGCCGTGCCGCCAGGGTACGAGCGCCAGGATCCCCACCAGGGCGCCGGGTGCGGACCAGACGAACCAGCCCGAGTAGCCGAGGAAGAGCAGCCCGAAGGCCGCGCCCAGGGCCACTCCGCGCAGCAGCGCGGAGGGGATGGACAGGGCCCGTACCCGACTGAGCTCGGTGAGCAGCCGGCCGAGCAGCGGCAGCATCAGCACCATCACCAGGTGGCTGTACGGGCGGATCGGGTCGAGGAAGAGGATCGCGGCCGGCAGCGCCACGGCGAGCGCCCAGGCCGGGCGGAGCAGGCTGCGCCAGGCCAGGTAGCAGAGCGGGCCGAAGACGGCGCTGAGCAGGAGCTGGAGGTCCTTCAGCGCGTAGCCGACGTGCCCGGGGCGGAGGTACTTGGTCCACTCGGCGAGCAGCACGACGAAGCCCGGCGGGTAGAGGTCGGGGAGCCCTTCGCCGCGCAGGAAGGACTCGGCGTAGCCCTGGAGGGTCGCCGGGTCGCCGTCCTGGCCGCCCAGGCCCCAGGGGGTGCCGCGCAGTGCGACGGCGATGCCGCCCGCCACGATGCCGGTGCCGAGGCCCGCCACGGCCGCGCAGCCGAGCCGAAGCAGCAGGCGGAAGCGCCGGTGGTCCGACCGGTGGGCGGCGTACAGCACGACGGCGAGCAGCGGTAGGGCCAGCAGCGCCGCCCGGAACTGCAGTTTGGCGAGGCCGCTGACCTGGCCGATCCGGATCAGCGGATCGACGTGGATGTTGCGGGCCCAGACCATGAAGGCCACCCCGACGCCGAGCGCGACGGCGGCCTCGGCGCCGGCGGCGAGCAGCCTGCGGTAGTGGGCCCGGGCCCCGCCCCGGACGGCGGGCGCCGCCGGCTCGGCGGGGAAGGCCTGGGGGTCGTCGGGAGCCTCGGTTGCCACGTCCGCCATGGTGGTTCGCTTCCGTCGGAGGTGAACCGGACTTCTACGGGGGCAGCCTGTTCCGCTCGGCGGCACCGGGCAGTCCTCCGGCACTGCACTCGGCGCAACGAGCCCCCGTCACAGGGGTCACGGCCGGTCCATGACAGTTCCCTCGAACGGCTCAACGATCACCGGACGGTCATTCGCGTCGTACCGGATCAGCGCGATCTCGAGCTGGTCCCGGCGGCCGGGCCCGGCGAGCTGCCGGGTCCTGGCGGCCTGCTCGGGGCTGTCGAGGTAGACCCGCAGCGGTACGGGCGAGGCGTCCGCGAACTCGACGATCTGCTCCGGGGTGCGCTGCCAGCGGCCCCAGACCCAGGCCCGCCAGGAGAGGCCGTTGTCGCGGGCCAGCACGCCGAGCCAGAGGTTGCCCTCCGAGAAGCGCGGGTCCTCACCGGCGTGCGGCTCGGCCAGGATGACGCCGATCCGCCGGTCCGGCACCGGGCGGGAGGCGTGGATCGCGGTGACCAGCGCGGCGCTGGCCGGGGCGGCGTGCTCGCCTCGCTGGTACCCGGCACCGCTGCTGTCCTGCCAGCCGCTGCGGGTGACTCCCCGGTCCGGCTGGGCGTTGAGGACCAGGACGGCCAGCAGGACGGCGGCCGTCGCCCCGGCCCAGCCGGCCCGGACCGGCCGGGCGGCGCGGCGGCGGTGTTCCGGCGCGCCGAGCAGGGGGACGACGGCGGCCCCGAGCGCGACCAGGGTGACCACGACCAGCTGGTGCAGCAGCTTCTCGTAGTAGTACGCGGTGTGCCCGGTGGTGGCGACCTGGTACCGCTGCACGCCCACGGCCAGCGCGGCGACCACCAGGACGGCGCCGAGCGCGGCCCGCCGGACGGCGTTCCGCCGGGCCGCCCGGGTGAGCAGGCCGAGCACGGTGAAGGCGAGCAGCGGCAGCAGCAGGTGCCGGGAGACGGGCTGCACCCCGCCCGGCATCGCCAGGATCTCGGCCGAGCCCGCCTGCTTCCAGTTGGCCAGGACAGGCAGCGCGGCCGCCGCTGCGGTGGCCGCGGCGGCGACGAGCACGTACGGCCGCACCCGCAGCCATCGTCGTCGGTGCACCACGGCCCAGATCAGCAGCATCGGCACCGCGGCCACCAGCAGCAGGTAGTAGGCGAAGGCCAGACCCGTCGTCAGCGCGCCGAGCAGCAGCAGCTGTTCACCCGGCCGGGCGAGCGGGCGGAGCACCAGGGCGGCGAGCAGGGCGAGCAGCGCGAGGCCGAAGAGCTCGCTCTCGAAGCCGGCCAGCAGCAGCGGGGTGCCCTCGACCAGCACGAGGTAGCCGCCGACCAGTGCACCCAGCGGCAGCACCGCCCAGCCGCCGAGCGCGGGCCCGGCGGCCCGGCGGGCGGCCCACAGCACCGCCGCGACGAAGGCGGCGAGCACGCCGCCCGCGAGCAGGACGAAGGTGCCGAGCGAGGTCAGCGCGTCCGACGGGGCGGCATCGCCGGTCGCGAAGCGGGTGAGCACGGCAAGGGTCAGATGGCTGCCCTGCGGGTAGGTCTGGAAGCCGTCCTGGAGGGTGACGGCGGCCTGCTCACGGTGGAAGGTGAGGTAGCCGCCGAACCTCAGCACGCTGTCGTAGAGCGCGAAGTGCCTGGCCAGGTCCTCGCCGTGGAAGAGCGCGGCGAGCCGGCCGGTGGCGTCCGTGGTGACCAGCGGGCGGAGGCAGAACCAGCCGGTGGCAGCGACCACGAGCAGCAGCAGCCCGTCCCCGAGGGGCATCCGCAGCCGTACGGCCTGACGCCGGGTCAGCACGACGGCGGCGAGCGGCAGCGCCGTCGCCTCGGCGAGGGCGAGCGGGTTCAGGCCCCAGGGCCAGGACGAGGCGAGCACCCCGAGCAGGCAGAGCCAGCCGGTGAGCAGCCCGGCCGCGAGCACCAGCCGGTCGACCACCGTCGTGCGGGAGCGGAACTGGAGGGCGGTGGCGCCCCACAGCAGGGCGAGGGTGGACAGATCGGCCCGGAGCAGGTGGAGCAGCGGCGGTGCGGCGAGCAGGACGGCCGCGAGGGCGATCGACGGGCCGTCGGCCCGGCCCGGGCGGCTGTCGCGGACCCCGGGTTCGTCGGAGGCCCCTGGCTCGTCGGAGGCCGTGGTGGCCGCGTCCGGCATGGTGGTCCGCTTCCGTCGGAAGGTGAACCGGAGCCCCGCAGGCGGCGCCGGACAGGCCTGCGGCACTGCGCCCTGCGCAACGAGCAGGACGGCACGGAGGGTGCGCCGCACCACCCGGACGGCGGAGCGTCAGGCGCTCGGCCGGTCAGCTGCCGGACGGACGGACCCGCCGGGCGGCCTTGGCCGCGGCCTGCCTGGTCCGGGCGAGGGCGCGGACGCCCTGGTAGGTGAGGTAGTGGCCGTGGCTGAGCAGCTCGGTACGGACGCCCTCGGCGCCGGACGCGGGCCGGTAGCCGGCCGGGCGCAGCCGGGCGCAGTGCTGCGCGGCGCGGCGGAAGTACTCCCGGCGGTCGCCCGGCGGGACCCGGCCGGGCTTGCTGACCACCGTGTTGAGGTGGTGCACCATCCGCCCGTAGACCACCGGGCGCCAGCGGTCCAGGTCGGGCCGGCGGTCGAGGAAGGCGAAGACCAGGTCGTACTGGTCGAAGACGTCGAAGTGCTTGCGGGTGGCCGTCGCGAGTATGTTCCCGCCCTGCTCGCGCTGGCGGTAGTGGACGCCGACCAGGTCGAGCATGGTGATCCGGCCGGCCGCGAGGAGGGCCGGGAAGGTCCACGGGGTGTCCTCGTAGTACCCGGCCGGGAAGGTCAGGCCCTGCTCGTCGATGTAGCCGCGGCGGTAGGCCTTGTTCCAGACCACCATCAGCAGGTCGAGCAGGTCGGGGCGCTGGTCCAGGGCGAAGACGTCCGGGCCGGGGCGGGCGAAGACCGGGGCGGAGTTGCTGCGGACGACCCGGCCGTCCCAGTACGTGCGCGCGTAGTCGTAGACCAGGATGTCCGGGTCCTCGCAGGCGAGCAGGCGGTCCTCGACGGCCCGGAGCAGGCCGGGGGTGAGCGTGTCGTCGCTGTCCAGGAAGATCACGTAGTCGCCGGTGGCGACCTCCAGGCCGGCGTTGCGGGCCCGGCCCAGGCCGACGTTGGCGGGGAGGTGGAGCACCCGGACGCGCTCGTCCTTCGCGGCCGCCTCGTCCAGGATCGCGCCGCAGCCGTCCGGTGAGTGATCGTCAACCGCGATCAGCTCGAAGTCCGCGCACGACTGCGAGAGCACCGAGTCGAGGCACTCGGCCAGGTACTCCTGCACCTGGTAGACGGGGACGATCACGCTGAAGCGGGGCATTTGTGACTCATTCTAAGGGGGTGCTCAGCCGCCGGAGATCACCGGGCCGCCGGAGGAAACAACCCGTTCACGGCCTGGGGCAGGGCCAGGCGCAGACTAGCCGCCGCAGGGCCCCCTGCGCACCCCCCGACCGGCGGGAACACCGGACCCCCGTGGCCGCTAACGATCCGCCAGGGCCCCGGTCACCGTCGTCGTACCATCGAGTGATCCCCGGCAGCGGCCCGGCCGTCTGCGGCTCTACGCTCCCATGCAGCTCAACCGCACATCGACGACGCCGCGGCCCCGCGAGGCCGCGGCCGGCAGCCTGGAGAGGCCCCAGCCATGTCCGAAGCCCGCGACCCGCAGACGCCCGGCTCCCCCACCGGCGGTGCCACCGCCGACGCCTCCTACACGGAGCGCCTGGTGACCCTGGAGCAGTCCGGCATCAAGCGCCTGCTGCCCACCCAGGCGCCCTACCGCTGGAACCTCAAGCGGCTCCGGCTCGGCCGGGTGCTGGACGTGGGCTGCGGTGTCGGCCGCAACCTGCAGAACTGCGACCCGGGCAGCGTCGGCGTCGACCACAACGAGACCTCGGTGGCCACCGCCCGGGCCCGCGG encodes:
- a CDS encoding glycosyltransferase family 2 protein codes for the protein MPRFSVIVPVYQVQEYLAECLDSVLSQSCADFELIAVDDHSPDGCGAILDEAAAKDERVRVLHLPANVGLGRARNAGLEVATGDYVIFLDSDDTLTPGLLRAVEDRLLACEDPDILVYDYARTYWDGRVVRSNSAPVFARPGPDVFALDQRPDLLDLLMVVWNKAYRRGYIDEQGLTFPAGYYEDTPWTFPALLAAGRITMLDLVGVHYRQREQGGNILATATRKHFDVFDQYDLVFAFLDRRPDLDRWRPVVYGRMVHHLNTVVSKPGRVPPGDRREYFRRAAQHCARLRPAGYRPASGAEGVRTELLSHGHYLTYQGVRALARTRQAAAKAARRVRPSGS